The genomic segment CGCACACAAAACTTTTTGTAGAAGAACGTGAACGCCCTATTATTCTCTTCATTGACCTTAGTCATAGCTTGTTTTTTGGTTCACGCCTATTAATGCAATCAGTACAAGCTGCACATGTCGCAGCAACACTAGGTTGGAATGCGATTAATCATGGCGATCGACTAGGTGCATTCATAGCCAGTGAAACTGAACATCTCGAGCTCAAGCCTCGAAGCCGTCGACAAGGTATATTGCAGTTAACATCAGCCTTAATGAAGGTACATGGTAATCAGTTAAATCATTTTGATGAGCTACCCCATGATCCTCAACACATACTCCGTGCTTGCCAACGCTTGCAACGTATCGCTAAACCAGGCTCATTAGTATGGATTATTACCGATGGCCAACATTTTACTCAAGAATGTTTAGCCGCATTAACTGAACTCAAACGCCATTGCGATGTCGGAGCATTTGTCATTAGTGATCCATTAAGGCAAGGCACGTTAGCACTTCCAAAGCGCTTTTCATTGCCAGTACGTGATGGAAAGCAGCAACTAACATTAACTCGTCATAGTTATGATACTTGGCTTGAAAACCA from the Shewanella japonica genome contains:
- a CDS encoding DUF58 domain-containing protein, yielding MPFEQAQVSPLPLFSNGVNLTEQELFSCQSTARAMPDKRSRAKASQAGHRSSLIKGRGMEFAEVRHYQNGDDVRTIDWRVTARTGKAHTKLFVEERERPIILFIDLSHSLFFGSRLLMQSVQAAHVAATLGWNAINHGDRLGAFIASETEHLELKPRSRRQGILQLTSALMKVHGNQLNHFDELPHDPQHILRACQRLQRIAKPGSLVWIITDGQHFTQECLAALTELKRHCDVGAFVISDPLRQGTLALPKRFSLPVRDGKQQLTLTRHSYDTWLENQLKNQQQFIDLMKMIKVPTRFIDAGKRLSDQLEVLR